CGGCGACCAGCAGCGGCTTGCCGCGCTTGCGGAACAGGGACTGGCGCCCCCATACCGGCGTATCACCGGCCGCCACGGGCAATGCCCCGGGCGGGAAGGTGGCGGCCCAGACCGCGCAGCGGCGTGCCCGTGGACGGCGGAACAGTTCGGCCCCCAGTGACCGGCGTGCCATATGACCCAGCACACGGTTGGCGCCGGTCAGCGAGGTCAGCGGCAGTACGCTGCGGGCATAGACCACCGGCACACCGTCGACATGCAGGCAGACCTCGCGGATCAGCGCGGCGTGCCGTGGCGGCTGTTGCAACAGCCGTGCTTCCTGCGGGGCCGGCGCCGCTATTCGCTGGCGCAGCGGCAGCACGCTGAACTGGCCGAGCTGCCGCAGCCGATGGGTAAGGGACCCCGTGTCCGCCAGCCAGTCGGCCATGGGAGCCGGTGCGCGCACGCGCGCCAGCGGTTGCCAGCGGGGCTGGTCGCAAGCAAACCATGGGTGCGGAGCAAACTGGCGCACGTCGGGTCCCGTGAACAGGCTGGCATGCGGCGCCAGCGGGTCTGAAGGGCGCCCGGGCAAGGCCCTGGCGCCGGGGCACTATGCGTCAGCAGGGCAGCCATGGCAAGCCGCGGCAGGCCTCGCGGTCACCCCTGCTTCTTTGTCCGACGCTGACCGTAACGTCATTGATTTTTCACGGTGGCATGGCTAGTTTAGGCCCCTCTCCGAATCTGGCTGATCGAACGGTCGTTTGAAACAGCCGGTTTCCCCGGATAACAGCATCCGCCGGGCCCCCCGGAACGGGCACCGACGCGACACAGAGAGGGTCAGCCATGAGAAAGTGGGAATGTGTGGTTTGCGGCTTCATCTATGACGAAGCTGAAGGCCTGCCGGAAGAAGGCATCGCTCCGGGTACGGCCTGGGACGACGTGCCGGATGACTGGGTGTGCCCCGATTGTGGCGTCTCCAAAGATGATTTCGAAATGGTAGAAATCTGATGGCTGATCCCATCGTCGTCATCGGCAGCGGCCTGGCCGGCTTCAATCTGGTCAAGGAGCTGCGCAAGCTGGACAAGGACACGCCCATCGTCATGCTCACCGCTGACGACGGCCGCAATTACTCCAAGCCCATGCTCTCCACCGGCTTCACCAAGGGCAAGAGCGCCGACGAACTGGCCATGGCGACGCCCGAGAAGACCGCCGAGCAGTTCAATGTCACCCTGCGCACCCACGTTACCGTGACCGGCATCGACCGCGACGGCCATGCGGTGCTGATCGGTGACGAACGCCTGCCCTACAGCAAGCTGGTGCTGGCCTGGGGCGCCGATGTGTTCCGCCCGCCGGTAGAGGGTGACGGCCTGGACAAGGTCTATACGGTCAATGATCTGGAAGACTATGGCCGCTTCCGCACAGCGGTAGACGGCGCAAAGACCATCCTGATTGTGGGCGGCGGCCTGATCGGCTGCGAGTTTGCCAATGACCTCACCAACGGCGGCTTCAAGGTGCATGTGGTGGAGCCGGTGGGCCGCTGCTTGCCGACCTTCCTGCCCGAGACGGCGTCGAAAGCGGTATCAGACGCACTGACCGGGCAAGGCGTGACCTTCCATTTCGGGCCTTTCGTGCAGCGCGTGGACGCGGCCGGTGACGGCGTGCGTGCGACCTTGTCTGATGGCAGCACTGTGGACGCCGACCGGGTCTTGTCCGCCGTGGGCTTGCGCCCGCGCATCGCCCTGGCCGAGCAGGCCGGGCTCAAGGTCAACCGGGGTATCTGCACCGACCAGACCCTGCGCACCAGCGACCCGGATATTTATGCACTGGGCGACTGCGCCGAAGTGGAAGGCCATGTACTGTTGTACGTGCTGCCGCTGATGGCGGCGTCGCGCGCGCTGGCGCAGACGTTGGCGGGCAACGAGACTCCGGTAAGCTACGGCGTCATGCCGGTGACCATCAAGACCCCGGCGTGCCCGGTGGTATGCGTGGTACCGCCGCAGGGCATTGAGGGCGACTGGGACATCGAAGCCGACGGCCATAACGTGCGCGCTCTGTTCCGTGATGCTGACGGTCAGTTGCGCGGTTATGCGCTGACCGGCGAGGCGTGCAGCGAAAAAATGAAACTCAACAAGGAACTGCCGCCGCTGCTTGCCTGAACCGGCGAAGGGAGAAGCACATGAAATTCTGGCTGGTACTGCTCGTTCTCGGCTGGCGCTTGCGCTGGCTTGCCTGGCGCAATGCGGAATTCCGCAAGCAGCTGGAAAACCGCAATGTGCTGATGCAGTGGCGCACCAAGGCGGGTTCGCCGGCGCGCTGGTTCCATTTTGAGCCGGGGCGTGTACGTGTGGGTGGTGGTATCCATCCGGCGCCGACGGTCACGCTCAGTTTTGCCGATGCGGCGTATGCGTTCGCGACGTTGCAGAGAGCGAGCAAAAACCAGATGGCGTTCATGGAAGGCATGCAGCAGGGCAAGATCCGTATCGAAGGCGATCCGGGTCAGCTGATGTGGTTCATGACCCTGATGAAGTTTATTGCGCCTGGCAAGAAGAAGTAGCTTCTCGGTTTTTTTCCATTCTGTTTTTTGTGGTGGTTATGGCCCTCGGGGGGCGGGTAAGGGTTTTCTGGACACGCCGTGAACCCATCCATGGGGGCTCTCGTTCGGCATCCATGCCTCTCGAAGGTCCAGAAAACCCTTACCCGCCCCCCGAGGGCCGTCACGCGCAGCCCGGTTAACAATTTCCAGCCAACCGAACGTTTCGTTCGCCCCGTAGGCTGGGCTGAGCGCAGCGAAGCCCGGCATCAAGCAGACTCTGCCACGAGCAAGACGTCAAGGTGCTGGGCTTCGCGCTGCTCAGCCCAGCCTACATGCTACGAAGTGCAGAACCGGAAGTTGGCATTGAACTGAGGCCTCGGTAAGGGGTAAGCCCTTCCAGAAGTGTGTGAGGCAGGAAGCCGAACGCAAGCCCCCAGGGATGGGTTTACGGCGGCTTCTGGAAGGGCTTACCCCTTGCCGAGGCCGGGCTACGAAGCTCCAACGCCCTGGCGCGGACAACATAAAAAAAGCCCCGACCTTGCGGCCGGGGCTTTTTTGTTTTTCCGGTGATCCGGTTGCCGTTACGGCAGGAAACCGAAGATCGGGCCCAGGATAGCGCCCAGGATCGGAATGTCCTCGATACCGGAGGTGTCGCCGCCTTCCACGGCGCCGAGCAGCGTGCCCAGCACATCGCCCAGTACCGGGATGGCGCTGAGGCCATCGGTCACCGGCGCCAG
This region of Isoalcanivorax indicus genomic DNA includes:
- a CDS encoding FAD-dependent oxidoreductase, coding for MADPIVVIGSGLAGFNLVKELRKLDKDTPIVMLTADDGRNYSKPMLSTGFTKGKSADELAMATPEKTAEQFNVTLRTHVTVTGIDRDGHAVLIGDERLPYSKLVLAWGADVFRPPVEGDGLDKVYTVNDLEDYGRFRTAVDGAKTILIVGGGLIGCEFANDLTNGGFKVHVVEPVGRCLPTFLPETASKAVSDALTGQGVTFHFGPFVQRVDAAGDGVRATLSDGSTVDADRVLSAVGLRPRIALAEQAGLKVNRGICTDQTLRTSDPDIYALGDCAEVEGHVLLYVLPLMAASRALAQTLAGNETPVSYGVMPVTIKTPACPVVCVVPPQGIEGDWDIEADGHNVRALFRDADGQLRGYALTGEACSEKMKLNKELPPLLA
- the rd gene encoding rubredoxin, whose product is MRKWECVVCGFIYDEAEGLPEEGIAPGTAWDDVPDDWVCPDCGVSKDDFEMVEI
- a CDS encoding chorismate--pyruvate lyase family protein, which produces MRQFAPHPWFACDQPRWQPLARVRAPAPMADWLADTGSLTHRLRQLGQFSVLPLRQRIAAPAPQEARLLQQPPRHAALIREVCLHVDGVPVVYARSVLPLTSLTGANRVLGHMARRSLGAELFRRPRARRCAVWAATFPPGALPVAAGDTPVWGRQSLFRKRGKPLLVAEVFLPALWPLSDHAARS
- a CDS encoding SCP2 sterol-binding domain-containing protein, with translation MKFWLVLLVLGWRLRWLAWRNAEFRKQLENRNVLMQWRTKAGSPARWFHFEPGRVRVGGGIHPAPTVTLSFADAAYAFATLQRASKNQMAFMEGMQQGKIRIEGDPGQLMWFMTLMKFIAPGKKK